In one Bosea sp. RAC05 genomic region, the following are encoded:
- a CDS encoding AzlD family protein: MTLDPHNLLAILGMAIATYATRLAGLALAGRLQLSPRAQAAFDAIPPAVLVAVIAPSALATGWPETVAALLAALAATRLPLLGVVAVGVSAVVALRALA; this comes from the coding sequence ATGACCCTCGACCCGCACAATCTGCTCGCCATCCTGGGCATGGCGATCGCGACCTATGCGACGCGCCTCGCCGGGCTCGCGCTCGCCGGACGGCTCCAGCTCTCGCCGCGCGCCCAGGCGGCTTTCGATGCAATCCCGCCGGCCGTGCTCGTCGCCGTCATCGCGCCGAGCGCGCTTGCCACCGGCTGGCCGGAGACGGTCGCCGCGCTGCTGGCCGCGCTCGCCGCCACGCGCCTGCCGCTGCTCGGCGTCGTGGCGGTCGGCGTCTCGGCGGTGGTGGCGTTGCGGGCGCTGGCCTGA
- a CDS encoding AzlC family ABC transporter permease — protein MSTLRDDARRGLSDIWPAMLAAVPIGLLLGALAAGKGLSPLETLVMGALVFAGGAQFAAVELWATPAPIGAIVFSTLLINARHVLMSASLVPKLAGFSRGQTALGLYFMADENWALAEKRARTHALTPAYWFGMVVPFVTCWVATSTLGAVIGAALGDPRRFGADFAFTALFIALVAAFWKGRVTFWTVAAAGLASALTYRLFGPPWHVLAGSLCGLAAAWFAAGSAGSAGEAEPAPEARP, from the coding sequence ATGTCCACCTTGCGCGACGATGCCCGGCGGGGCCTCAGTGACATCTGGCCGGCCATGCTGGCGGCCGTGCCGATCGGCCTTCTGCTCGGCGCGCTGGCCGCCGGGAAGGGCCTGTCTCCGCTGGAGACGCTGGTGATGGGCGCATTGGTCTTCGCCGGCGGGGCGCAGTTCGCGGCGGTCGAACTCTGGGCGACGCCGGCGCCCATCGGCGCGATCGTGTTCTCGACGCTGCTGATCAATGCCCGCCATGTGCTGATGAGCGCCTCGCTGGTGCCGAAGCTCGCGGGCTTCTCGCGCGGGCAGACGGCGCTCGGGCTCTATTTCATGGCCGACGAGAACTGGGCGCTGGCCGAGAAGCGGGCGCGCACCCACGCTCTGACGCCGGCCTACTGGTTCGGGATGGTGGTGCCTTTCGTGACCTGCTGGGTCGCGACCTCGACGCTCGGCGCGGTGATCGGCGCCGCGCTGGGCGATCCGCGCCGCTTCGGGGCCGATTTCGCCTTCACCGCGCTGTTCATCGCGCTGGTCGCCGCCTTCTGGAAGGGGCGGGTGACGTTCTGGACGGTTGCCGCCGCGGGGCTCGCCTCGGCGCTGACCTACCGGCTGTTCGGGCCGCCCTGGCATGTGCTGGCGGGTTCGCTCTGCGGGCTCGCCGCCGCCTGGTTCGCGGCGGGTTCGGCCGGCTCGGCCGGGGAGGCCGAGCCCGCACCCGAGGCTCGCCCATGA
- a CDS encoding AraC family transcriptional regulator: MDLITQEQALAETPLRAGERAHLFAARRFDGLEFLAATFRTHAYAPHAHDTYAIGTILSGCEIWHARGRRLYAGPGDLVMNQPLDVHDGAPSEGGYRYRMSYPGLDLMRELALSLTGRESPGTPFFREPVVHDPDGAALFAAAHRLLEEGPDALAGEEALLRAFAAMLVRHADLGPRSVGREPGPVDRARALIEARHDEDLSLAEIGAAVGLPRHHLIRAFRAETGLTPHAFLVDVRVRRARDRLRRGEAPVAVAAATGFSDQAHLTRAFKARLGVTPGAFRAAHLS, translated from the coding sequence ATGGATCTGATCACGCAGGAACAGGCGCTGGCCGAGACGCCGCTGAGGGCGGGAGAGCGCGCGCATCTCTTCGCCGCCCGCCGCTTCGACGGGCTGGAGTTCCTGGCGGCGACCTTCCGTACCCATGCCTATGCGCCCCATGCCCATGACACCTATGCGATCGGGACGATCCTGAGCGGCTGCGAAATCTGGCATGCGCGCGGCCGGAGGCTCTATGCCGGGCCCGGCGATCTCGTGATGAACCAGCCGCTCGATGTCCATGACGGGGCGCCGAGCGAGGGCGGCTATCGCTACCGGATGAGCTATCCCGGCCTAGACCTGATGCGCGAATTGGCCCTGTCGCTGACCGGGCGCGAGAGCCCCGGGACGCCCTTCTTCCGCGAGCCGGTCGTGCATGATCCCGACGGCGCGGCGCTGTTTGCCGCCGCCCATCGCCTGCTGGAGGAGGGCCCGGATGCGCTTGCGGGCGAGGAGGCGTTGCTGCGGGCCTTTGCCGCGATGCTGGTGCGCCATGCCGATCTCGGCCCGCGCTCCGTCGGGCGCGAGCCCGGCCCGGTCGACCGGGCGCGAGCGCTGATAGAGGCCCGGCATGACGAGGACCTCTCGCTCGCCGAGATCGGCGCCGCGGTCGGCCTGCCGCGTCACCATCTGATCCGCGCCTTCCGGGCTGAGACCGGGCTGACGCCGCATGCCTTCCTGGTCGATGTGCGGGTGCGACGCGCGCGGGACCGCCTGCGTCGCGGGGAGGCACCGGTTGCGGTGGCCGCCGCCACGGGGTTCAGCGACCAGGCGCATCTCACCCGCGCCTTCAAGGCACGGCTCGGCGTGACGCCGGGCGCCTTCCGCGCCGCCCATCTCTCCTGA